In Lycium ferocissimum isolate CSIRO_LF1 chromosome 7, AGI_CSIRO_Lferr_CH_V1, whole genome shotgun sequence, the sequence AGTGAGGAGTGTGAGCAAAGGTAGTGCTCGAAACATCTTGAAAAATGCTCGAAAAAGGCAATAGGGTTTAGCGAGATATGATATGAAGCTTAAAGATCCCTTCACTTCACTTCAGCGTTGACGACTTCTTTCAGTCTTCATCCTAGACACCCGACGGGGTATTTGCGTCCAGTGACAATAAGTTAAATCGCGCTGCATTGTTTGGCACGTCTAAATTAATAGGTAATTTTAATGAATTAATCATGGTTAACTATTTAATTTCATGGTAATTACTCAACTTTCAgttttttcaccaaaataactatattatattttgtaatGAAAAAAAGGTTATCAACTTTCCTTAAGTATTATACAAGCTCCTTGAATTATTTGTTGTAactaaaaagtaatttttagttaaaaatattgatattattatatttagGTAAATTTGAGTGATTTTtagttaaaaatattatttagtgACACTCTCTGACACTTGGGTAAAATTGAATATTTTCTGATTATTAAAGATAGTCCAATGACTTTGATATAACAAAGCAAAGATTGAGTGACCACAAGtaaaattaaatcaaaataGTGGTGTTGCCATAATGGAATATGAATTTTGATCGATTTGTTGTTCACTCCCTTTTTAGGCTATGAGCATTTTGTCGAAACAATAAtatactttttttcttcttctaatagaattattttgtttagtaatTCTTGAGCATGTTTTGTTAAGGGGGTCAATTTGTTCAAGTCGTTATTATGAATTGAGCTACACAGTAAAAAAATTCCATCGGGTGCCACTTCTCTTCTCATGTTATCATAACAAAGTATTTCTAACGTCAAAAAGAAGCTAGATGCTCTAATGTCTTCAAATCACCGGGACTTTGCCAGTCCCATCAAAACATATTAACAAATGGAACACAAACCATAATTCATTATCTATAGTACATCAAATCCAATCCACCCCACCCCTAAATTCATTGCAGGATCTAGAAAATCAAATAAATACATGAAAAAACATGACCTTCTAAGGACACACAGATGTCGATACGTACAGTTTAGGATGTGTTTATAAGCTATGAACAAAAATTACATGTAATTTGCTAGAAAGGGTAAAGGTACAACTCTACTGTGTGAAATATCTTAGTTTTACTATTCGTTACTTTGAGGGGCATTCACACCCTTGCAGTTTCCGACCCTAACGGAACTTCAACCTGAAGTACAACGGAAGGTAATTTTAAACTAGAGGGGTAAATCCGGACCTTTCACCTGAAGTACTTTGACCTGTGGATATCATCTGGTTCACTTCGGAGCTCTGTTAAAGGCAAAGACAAATACTAGACGATTTGCTAACAACAAGGGTATGAATGGTCCCAAAGTATAATGGAAGATAAAATTAAGATATTTCATACAGTAGAGGAGCAAATTTGGACATTTTTCTGTTTCTAAAAGCGTCAGCAGCTGGCATTATCCGGTGGTAACGAATAGGGGTGAGCCAGTCTTTTAACTGTCATTGCCATGTACTTGCCCTGGTGCTCGGCCAGCGCCAACTCTGGTTCACTAGGTTCACGGCTACCATCACCAGAGAAGGTTCCTGCTCCATATGGAGAACCTCCTCTTATTGAATCCATTCTAAACATCCCTGCTCCAAATGTGTATCCTATTGGAACATAGAGCATCCCATGGTGAGCTAATTGAGTGATTGCTGTCCACCTGCAACAAGATAAatattggaagaagaaaatcaaaGGATCATCACAAAGAAGAAAACATAACAGAAGATACGGATATAGAGATTGCATAAGAGCACAGCATAGACTGATAGACCATGTTAATCTGTGGAGAAACTGTCCTGTTTAAGGATTCTATGACAACATGTACGAGCAAGCCATTTCCATAAAATAACTAATCACCATCTGAAGTTTAAACGCATATATCCATTAGCACGATCACTTCCCGAGGTTGCTAAACCAGCAACGAAGCCACAATTATGAAATGATAACTATGCTTCAATGAGCATGAATCATTAAGAACAGTGGGTGAAGGACAAGGATAACTCCCATCAATGAAACCATAAACTCCATGACCTTTGAATACGGGCAAAAAGAGTTCCCTCCAAAGCATATAATTTGTGTAATCAAGAACAGTGGGGACGAGATTTTTAATGTTAGAGAGAGATGGCAGAAGAGGACGAAACTGGAAGGGATGAAGAATCCGCCATCATCAGACTAGTGGTGGAAGAGCTAGATGTTGATGAAGAGGTTGCCGAGGTTGCCATGGCTCTTGGTGGAGACGCACGTAGAGAAAAAAACCTAAGCAATCTGATACCATGTAACAGAGTATGATTCTTAATAATATTGTGAACAGCGTACAAGATATATATAGGGTGTACAATGATGTGTAAAGACTACTCTACCCTtacaaacaatttatacaaataTATTTATCAGATATAATAGGAACatataaggttttttttttcctaggaGAATAATAAGTGTCAAGATTGAAGTAAAATTGTTCGTAAATGAATATAAAGACATGTATCGTTGTGTTCTTAGTTTGCATGCATATGAACATCAGAATTGTATCCTGTTATCATCTGCAAATAAGAAACTATCCAAGAGACCTATTAGCCAAGAGAGGTAGTTAccttttactcaaaaaaaaaaagacctatTAGCCAAGAGAGGTACTACAATTATAgcaaaatatttaacaaatattcCTCCAAGATGATTTCGGACCAAATATGGTCTGAATGACAGTAGATGATGCACCTATGGAGTAGTGGCTACAGCTACAGATCTCTGTCTCTATAATGGACGGTTACCCCAGTAGTTATCCGGTTAGCTAACTGAGATTCTATATTGACAATTGTTAAGTGATCTTGCTGCCTTATTAGCCAGTTGTAAGATCAATAAACTACATTTCTTAAGTATTTCAGACATTTGTTGGAAGATCAATTAGAAACTGCACTTTTGGGTTCTCTAGAGCCTTCTTCCTCAATGATTCCTTGCAAATCATGAAATGACGGGGTTCCCTAACTTTATCAGTACCAGTTAGATGGATCACCAGTTGAAGGCAATAATTTGGATGCTATAGAGAGCTACATGCAAATCTTGTAGGGCTGGCGAAATGATTTTTCAGACTAGTCACTATTAATGACATATACCTTAAGTCATTTTTCAACTTTGTCATATTATTCTCTCCTCTTTTTTGGTTTACATATATGTAACATACACCTAGTCATTTTCCAAATGCATTATAACATACAACTGGAAGTTGCAATTAGCTAACACAGTGATCAGACATCGTTGATGACATATAAAGAAACGATTATTAATAGTATAAACACAGGTAAATGGATGACAAAGACAGACTTACGCAGTGGTCTCCTGTCCACCTCCTTGTGTACCAGTACTCACAAAGAAGCCTGCAGGCAATCCAGCAAGTTTCTGTTCTCTCCACAATGTTCCAGTCGAGTCGAAAAATGCCTTCATTTGAGCTGCCATACATCCATATCTTGTAGGAAATCCAAACAAGAATCCGTCAGCTTCCACCAGCTCATCCACAGATATCACTGGAATCTCACCATCTCTTTGCGGGACCTTCACTTGAAAATAAGAGAGAAGAATAGTTTAGTAATGCTCATTGTTTAAGCAACAGTGACACAATCAACATTTACAATACACTGGATAATAAACTAGGAAACAAAAGATACTTGCCATTGTACAATCCCTTCATCTAAGAAGATTACAATctcttagggtgtgtttggtattaaggaaaatatttttcagaaaattaaGGCCTTTTCTGGTATTTGATCGCCCGCAAATATTTTTCAGGGAAAACGTTTTCCACCAAAAGCGGGGAAAAAATTATCCAAGTCATTTCATTCACAATTATCTCAACTCTAACTTCATATCATTGTTTTAGCCAACACTTAAACATTATAATCAATCTTTAATACTCAAGGAATTCATCAAAAAAATGTCCGATTTGCTAATACTATTATCAATCTGTATGGTAATTATTTTCCACTTCCCAACCAAACACCGGGAAATATTTTCCAgttttttatttgcaaaagtATTTTCTGAGAATATGACTTCATCATACCAAAGACACCATTaatctaagaaaataaaataaaaagaaaacatgtgGATTGATTTAGGGAGAGAAAATCTTAATACCTTCATTTGTTCCAAAACATCTGGTGTCAAGGTTTCAGGAACCTTATACAGAACCCCTTCAACACCTTCAATCCCATCAACCCCTTTTTTCATCCTTCTTGCTAAGCTTTCAATATGTCCATACATGGAATAAAACACAATGAAAATTCTCAACTTTTTTAGCCCCTCTGCTTCTGATCCTGTTACATCAGTTCCTTCAGCTTGATTTATTGGTCTCTCTGCTGATTCAGTTATAGGAAACTTTTTCTTGCTTAGTATACAACCCCTTCCTTTACCCATATAGTTAGATTCAATCAAGAAATCCAAAATTGTCACAACCCTTTGTCTAATTATGGCTTGTGAATCATCTGAAGTAACCAAAGTTATCAGCTTTTTCTTCGAGTGGGACTTTTTGCAAATAGGGTGTAagcaattcttgaattgaaattttgaaaagaccCTTTAGCTATTTGAagaaatccaaaattctcacAACCCTTTATCTAATTATGGCTTGTGAATCATCTGAAGTGGCCAAAGTTATCAGCTATTTCTCCAAGTGGGACTTTTTCCAAATAGGCTCTAAGCAATTCTTGAATTGAGGGATTTGATGGGGACCTTtagctattttagattatcttgGTTTAATTTGCTGAGTTGGAGTTATCACAAGCAGAGTTGACCAAAAGTCCTAAGCTGTTTTTGGAACTTTCTACTAGAAGCTTCGCTGGCAAGAACTGACTTGCTGCCAACCTTAAAGTGGATTCCACGATTCAAATGATTTTGCCAGAGTTATACTCTCTGGTGATGACAAAGTGGAAGTTcctattcattttttattatgaCATGTAACTACCTTAATTTTCTCTTTACTACTAGCGGTCTATGCGTGCGCTGCGCACTACCAACACTTTAGCATTATAGTGCGTATCTACGTATATAAAATGtctggtgtatatatatatatatatatatatatatatattatgttcaaagcacgattaatataatatcaGTAGTTGtctcgtatctaaaactttattatattaatggttgctacgaatacaaaatcggcaaatttattaatattttttaaaagagaagacttgtttaaaaagaaactattttcctctctttgagataaaacaataaagaatatttaagatcagttgatacttttaattttaattcgattaatttaaaagtgtaaaatacttattattttttatcaaatattgatttggataattctaattttaattattaaattaattttacatgtttaaaacaaaacaaagtagaaattgattttctatttaaacgaagaaatactattttttaatttttgtaaatattctcattagctcattttacttgtcatgttgtcttttgcatggttttttaagaaaacgacgattagaattatgatttgactaatttaccttattcattatttgattttcatttgatatatatttttctacgacattaatctcttttcacatttattggagtaagaataaaaataaaagtaattaaattctatcttattttaaaatataaatattttaagtatatttattttagtaaacataacaaataaatgacatggcggaatagcaataTAAGATTAGATCTCgcgctaatataaaaaaagaaagaaaattgtatggtttcgACTACCTaaccttttaagaaaaaaaaaaagcaatttcatttgctcccactaatggattgatacgacGTGAAACGAATCCATCATTATCGACTCAATGAGATACTTTAAATTATacgaatattgtttgatttttttttaatacttgacattattaatttgcactattttgtgttatttagtatggggcccacccttttggacattattagttttattagtttgcactatttttatgcatatatatatatatatagactatgttcaaaatacgattaatataacatcaGTATTTGTCGtatctaaatctttattatattagtgtttgctacgaatacgcattgtgtttaatatggggcccacattttttttaacagtgtttgttttttaaatatgggattcacttttttttttcaatattgcttgattttgttaatatggggtccaccttttttttcccctgattttggatgtggtgagttccacttttttttaatactcgatgttgtttaatatgaggcccacaattttttttaagtttaatatggggcccacaattttttttacaatttttttttttttaggggttgattaatatggggccgaaattttttttttttttttttttggggtccACAACGacgatttaaaaaaaagtgccgatggggttcaattttttttttttttaaaattttgcttgattttattaatatggggtcctctttattttttcccatgagtttttttttttttttttttttttttttttcccacccaTTTAGGAGGATTTATAGTGTTTCCACACTTCCTCCAAATAGGACTTGTGGACTACCTGGCCGTGGGGAGGTGCTTTACCACTGAGCCATCCCTCACTTGTCTCCCATGAGTTTAGAGATGGtgagttccaatttttttttcttccttttttttttaattgcttctgttatttagtatggggcccaccccttttttttttaagggagaATGGACGATGAAGCAtgagtctaaacccatgctttatatagtttcttctttttttttatttttattttttacattgcttggtgttatttagtatggggcccacccttttgaacattattagtttgcactatttttatgcatatatatatatatatatatatagtatctatgttcaaaatacgattaatataacatcgtagtttgtgcttcgtatctaaatctttattatattagtgttttgctacgaatacgcatcgtgtttaatatggggcccacattttttttaagaaatatgggattcactttttttttcaatattgtttgattttgttaatatggggtctactttttttttcccctgattttggatgtggtgagttccactttttttttaatactcgatgttgtttaatatggggcccacaatatatatatagactatgttcaaaatacgattaatataacattgtagtttgtgcttcgtatctaaatctttattatattagtgtttgctacgaatacgcatcgtgtttaatatggggcccacattttttttaacagtgtttgttttttaaatatgggattcacttttttttcaatattgcttgattttgttaatatggggtccaccttttttttcccctgattttggatgtggtgagttccacttttttttaatactcgatgttgtttaatatggggtccataatttttttttttagggcttgattaatatggggcccaaaaaaaattttttttttttttaggggttgattaatatggggcccaaatttttattttttatttttatggggGGTCCacaaacggacgacgaaaaaGTGCCTCCAACTCCCTCTTCTAAATAGTAGTAATATGGAATATATTGAAGTCATTCCCTTGTAACTTAAAAGTGTCTAATAGTACTGAATAGCATAAGTGTTCAATACCAACAAGTCAGGTGTCAAAGTAAAAGATACAAAATTAGTAACTCTTGTAAAGTAAGGTAAATACAAGGTGATTTAAGAtagtaaaatttaaaatatttctacAATTGACGAAAAGATACGCAGACTTTATTCCTGCCTTGAGAGAGTAGAAAGgttatttccgatagacccttggCAAATCATTTGTATTTCTGTTTAGAAGATTCACTTTATTCAGAGCATTTTTAGTTGATCGTTAATTCGCTGCAATCGGAACAACTATATTTTATTACTCTTAAGACCAAGTTTGTCAGTTGTCAAAAGATTTCCTTTGATACGACTATTAGTTCTAGAAGACAGCTAACGGCTTTGGTCGATTTGGAGTATGATAAAGTTGTCGCACATGTTTTGCCAAATTGTTTCAGTTGGCCATATATATCTCACCTATTATAATTgaaatcacttcaacttcatagCTGTATAATACAGGGCTTAGCCAATGTAGTTGCAGGCTTTGCAGCTAGACTGCCATATGAAAGCAATAAAAGGACAACTCAGCTCACTAAACTCTTGTTATGCGCAGGGTCAGGACAGATATCATGTTGGATCTTCTCTATGCAGCAGATAAACTGGagcttcacataatcttctatATCTAAAACTATCATATTTGGCTATAAGATGCATTGAGACATGCAGCCAAATTACGGTACACTGCAATATAACATAGTATAGTATTATGTCTCCAATTTACTAAAAGAGGATACTAGCACTGGCTTATGCAGGATTTTGCCTGATGTTGGTATATTTGTCATAATTCGGTTAGTAAGTGGGTTTGAGTCAGACTATGGTAATACAAGAATAAGAATATCTTTAGCAAATTGCTCATGATCCTGAAAATTAAATTTCTACCACCTGAGAAACAAGAACCTCTCAGTTTTAAGTATCAAACAAGAAACTGACAATTAACAGACAAATACATTTCTGGGACTGATGCGAAGATTTGATCTTTGGAAGGATCAGCATATGAAATGGACAGCAGAACTTGTAACACCAGAAACTCAGCAGCAAGCACTGTTCATTAGTCAGATGAGAGCCCAGAAAATATTTCAACAAGCTCGCGGAATGGCTAGATGTAACAATGGTTATCTGACAAAGAAGTCAGTATTCACACAGATTTCCATACAGAGATTTACGGAGACCTTATCCTTCCTTCAAAGACCGGCTTCTAGATTTTTTGGATTCCCAAGGTGGCAGACAGCCTTTATAGTGGGAGTGCATGAACAGCGATGATATTGATACTTCTTTCTCACCTTGACGCATTGAGATAGAAGACAAACAGTTGAAAGAACTTCTTAGTCTTCTCTTCTCACTGTCATAGTTTTGCACATTTGTGCCATGTTGTACTGTGGAAGCTTTTAGGGCTTCTGGAAGTATGCAGTTGCAAAATGAACCTATAGGAATACcaaaaaaagtttgtttttaCTTTAGAAGACAAGAAATATGCAGTCTTATTaagtaaaaataacataatatatgATGTAACACACAATAGATCTAATTGTCTTGCTCCTTTTCAAATTTACTACAACTTCAGTTCAACAAGCTGAATGAGGACGCACAAGATACAAACAGATTCCAATGATCTCTACCAAAGCAATTATTTTGTTACAATTATATCCATGGAACCAAAAAAGTGGGCTGACATATGTATCTTAACAGTTGATTCATCTTATAAATCAGCTTCCCCAATGCAGATAactgaacaacaacaacaacaacatacccattaCCAGTGTAatggtctggggagggtaggttGTACCCTTTGTGGGGTGGAAAgactgtttctgatagaccctcggctaaaAACAAAAGTACCAATGCAGGATTGTaccaaaaatagaaaagtaaAATAGCAGCAGATCActgaagagagaagaaaaatgaaacaaagaaagaaagaaggaaatgcTTGCTAAAAGAAAGATAATTATAGGTGGgaaaattacatttttggactgctcaaaagaataatagccagcaaatatatagattttttatattaaatataataaaatatacatataatatgcaTATTATATAACCcgaaatatacatacataatatagataaatatacatataatatacatgatCGGTGTACAGGTTTTGTACATTTTGGCTAGCGTCCGTAATTAATTTCGGCCGACCCTTTAAAGTTTCATGTTGAAGCACCCAGAGAGGCAAGGAAAAGCTTTTGTTTTAGCAGCCTTGAAGCATCTAGTATCGGGAAGTAAAGAAGAACTAGAAACACAGTGAAGATGATAGATTACAGACCTACTCTTGCTAGCCGATTCACCCATTTAGGTATCCGTTTTCCAGTCAACCTGTAACAGATATCATCCGAGAAATGATTACAGTTCTTAGCAATTAAATGGTATGAGTCACCATTGTAGTTTGCTGATTGGCGCTCAATGAATTGTCTAAGCTGGATGGGATCCAAATATGTTGTCCCCATGAACACCGACTTTCGAAATTTAAAGCCAGGGCACTGTCGAGGTTCAAGCTCAAAGACTCCACTTGTTGGATAGTCATGTGCTCCAAAAGCATATTCAACACCATGAACTGCAAATATGATAAACGCATTTGAGaaataatatattatttataaagaATACTTGAGAAAATATTTGTACCAGAAAATACTATTGTGTCATATCTCAAGGAAAAGCAAGTAGACTGAATTTGAATTTGTACTTCCCagataattaatactcaaattTTCCATTGTAGTGCTATACAACATATGGCTAATATTTTTGTTATTGCTCTAAATTCTAAGAACAATTTAAGATTCTGATTTTGCCAAGGATGGACTTTTAGGCCCAATGAGAACTTAACATAATGTAGATGCTACAAACAAACGCGATAAATGTTCAAGATTCCAGACCAAAATAAGGTTTTGATCTCAAAAACATACATCAAAAATTAAATGTGGACTCACCTTCCACCCCTGTATGGAAGACGCCTATGCCTGCCCAGTAGAAATAGCCATTAACAGGTGTCAAGTCATATACATTCAGGTAAACAGGTGTGTTGCCTGGACTACAGCAAGCTGACTTCACTTTAGGAAACATGCAAAAACGTGTTGTAGATTCACCTTGTAAATGAAGAGGCACTACAGAACACAAGCCATTCTTTAATTTTGATTTCATGTTCAAGGCAAAACTAGGAATGCTTCAAATACCTAGTTTCTACCTGCAACAAGGAAAATCAAGTGTCAACTACTCCAAGTTCCGCAAATATAGTATGCACAAACCCACAAAATTGATACACAAATATGTCCATATCTtatatcttttatatttttaactttATGAAGCAAAAATATGTCTGCTTTCATGATCCTTGGGAGAGAAGAAAGCCAAAAAGGAAATCATTTTGACTGAGAAGAAAAAGATGGTGAACCAGGTTCAaagttttggggggggggttcACATGATTTTCGACCCTTCTGCATTAGATGTAGAAAAGGTAGATGGGCACGTTCACCAAGAATCTATTGAGGGT encodes:
- the LOC132064992 gene encoding probable NAD(P)H dehydrogenase (quinone) FQR1-like 2; amino-acid sequence: MGKGRGCILSKKKFPITESAERPINQAEGTDVTGSEAEGLKKLRIFIVFYSMYGHIESLARRMKKGVDGIEGVEGVLYKVPETLTPDVLEQMKVPQRDGEIPVISVDELVEADGFLFGFPTRYGCMAAQMKAFFDSTGTLWREQKLAGLPAGFFVSTGTQGGGQETTAWTAITQLAHHGMLYVPIGYTFGAGMFRMDSIRGGSPYGAGTFSGDGSREPSEPELALAEHQGKYMAMTVKRLAHPYSLPPDNASC
- the LOC132064993 gene encoding deSI-like protein At4g17486 isoform X1, coding for MKSKLKNGLCSVVPLHLQGESTTRFCMFPKVKSACCSPGNTPVYLNVYDLTPVNGYFYWAGIGVFHTGVEVHGVEYAFGAHDYPTSGVFELEPRQCPGFKFRKSVFMGTTYLDPIQLRQFIERQSANYNGDSYHLIAKNCNHFSDDICYRLTGKRIPKWVNRLARVGSFCNCILPEALKASTVQHGTNVQNYDSEKRRLRSSFNCLSSISMRQGEKEVSISSLFMHSHYKGCLPPWESKKSRSRSLKEG
- the LOC132064993 gene encoding deSI-like protein At4g17486 isoform X2, encoding MKSKLKNGLCSVVPLHLQGIGVFHTGVEVHGVEYAFGAHDYPTSGVFELEPRQCPGFKFRKSVFMGTTYLDPIQLRQFIERQSANYNGDSYHLIAKNCNHFSDDICYRLTGKRIPKWVNRLARVGSFCNCILPEALKASTVQHGTNVQNYDSEKRRLRSSFNCLSSISMRQGEKEVSISSLFMHSHYKGCLPPWESKKSRSRSLKEG